Below is a genomic region from Microbacterium galbinum.
AGGCCGAGCGCGTGGTGGTCGACCTCGTCGGGGGTGACGAGCCACGGGCCGGTCGGGTTGAAGCCCGCCGCGATCTTGCCCTTCGACCACTGCCCGCCCGAGACGGCCATCTGGAAGTCGCGCTCCGAGACGTCGTTCGCGAGTACGAAGCCGGCGACGTGGGCCATCGACTCGTCCGGCGAGTCGAGGTACGCGGCGCGGGTGCCGATGACGATGCCGAGCTCGACCTCCCAGTCGGTCTTGCTGCTACCGCGGGGGATCGTGACGGTGTCGTTCGGGCCGACCACGGTGTTCGGGGTCTTCAGGAACAGGATCGGGATGGTCGGCGGTTCGGAGCCGGACTCGGCGGCGTGCGCGGCGTAGTTCATGCCGATGCAGATCACCGCGCTCGGACGCGCGATGGGGGCGCCGATGCGGAGGGCCGCGGCATCCTCGAGCTCGGGGAGCTCACCGGCGTCGCGGGCGACGGCGACGCGGGAGGCGAAGTCGCTCTTGAGGAAATCGCCGTTCACATCGGATGTCACCGAGCGGAGGTCGAGGTAGCGATCACCCTCGACGAGGACGGGGATCTCTGTACCTGGGGTGCCGAGCCGCGCGAACTTCATGATTCTCCTGATCCTTCGGGTGGCCGCCCAGCGACGGCCGTCGTCGTTGACAGTATAGACATCGGATGTTTACACTCCAAGGGATTGCATGGGATTTCTCCATGCCCCGAGAGGAACCGTACCCGTGAGCCGTATCGTCGCACTCGACACCACCGACATCCGCTTCCCCACATCGCTCAGCCTCGACGGCTCCGACGCGATGAACCCCGACCCCGACTACTCGGCCGCGTACGTGGTCGTGCGCACCGATGCCGAGGACGGCATCGAGGGCCATGCGTTCGTGTTCACCATCGGCCGCGGCAACGACGTGCAGGTCGCGGCGATCGACGCGCTCGCGGGGCATCTCGTCGGACGCGAGATCGAACCGCTGCTCGACGACATGGGCGGAACCTTCCGCGAGATCATCGGCGACTCGCAGCTGCGCTGGCTCGGCCCCGAGAAGGGCGTCATGCACATGGCCATCGGCGCCGCGATCAACGCGCTGTGGGACATCAAGGCCAAGCGTGCGGGGATGCCCCTCTGGCAGCTGCTCGCGCGGATGACGCCCGAGGAGCTCGTCGACCTCGTCGACTTCCGCTACCTCACCAACGCCCTGACCCGCGACGAGGCCCTCGAGATCCTCCGTGCCGCCGAGCCGGGCCGCATCGAGCGCGAGCGCGAGCTGCTCGCCACCGGCTACCCGGGATACACGACCAGCCCCGGCTGGCTCGGCTACTCGGACGAGAAGCTCGAGCGTCTCGCCCGCGAGGCCATGGCCGACGGCTTCACCCAGATCAAGCTCAAGGTCGGCGCCGACCTCGACGACGACATCCGCCGCTTCCGCAAGGCCCGCGAGGTGTGCGGCCCCGACTTCCCCATCGCGATCGACGCGAACCAGCGCTGGGAGGTGTCGGAGGCGATCGAGTGGGTGAACGCGCTCGCCGAGTTCCACCCCGCCTGGATCGAGGAGCCCACCAGCCCCGACGACATCCTCGGCCACGCCGAGATCGCCCGCGGCGTCGCCCCGATCCGGGTCGCCACCGGCGAGCACGCGCAGAACCGCATGATCTTCAAGCAGCTGCTGCAGGCCGACGCGATCTCGGTGATGCAGATCGACGCCGTACGCGTCGCCGGCGTCAACGAGAACATCGCCAACCTGCTGCTCGCCGCCAAGTTCGGGGTCCCCGTCTGCCCGCACGCCGGCGGAGTGGGGCTCTGCGAGGCCGTGCAGCACCTGTCGATGTTCGACTTCGTCGCCGTCACCGGCACCCGCGAAGGCCGGATGATCGAGTTCGTCGACCATCTGCACGAGCACTTCGTCGTGCCCACCGACATCCAGGGCGGGTCGTACATGGCACCCACCGCACCCGGGTCGGGCATGGAGATGAAGGCCGACAGCATCCGCACCTACACGTGGACCGGCGCGCATGTCGTCGCCTGATCGCGTGCTCGACATCCCCGCCCTCGGCTACGGTGCGGCGAACGTCGGCAACCTCTTCCGCGCGCTGAGCGACGACGACGCCTGGGCGGTGCTGGATGCCGCGTGGGAGAGCGGCATCCGCTACTACGACACCGCCCCGCACTACGGCCTCGGCCTGTCGGAGCGGCGCCTCGGCGCCTTCCTGCAGACGAAGCCCCGCGACGAGTTCGTGCTGTCGACCAAGGCCGGACGACTCCTGCGCCCGAACCCCGAGCACACGGGCGGCCTCGACACGGCCAACGACTTCCACGTGCCCGACGACCTGCAGCGGGTGTGGGACTTCTCGGCCGACGGCATCCGTCGGTGCCTCGACGAATCGCGCGAGCGCCTCGGCATCGAGCGCATCGACCTGCTCTATCTGCACGACCCCGAGCGGCACGACCTCGACCTCGCGCTCGCCGAGGCCCTGCCCGCCATGGAGAAGCTGCGCGCCGACGGAGAGGTGGCGGCGATCGGCATCGGATCGATGGTGTCGGATGCCCTGGCGGCCGCCGTGCGCTCCGCCGACCTCGACCTCATCATGGTCGCGGGGCGCTACACGCTGCTCGAGCAGCCCGCCGCCGCCGACGTGCTGCCGGCGTGCCAGGAGACCGGAACGGGGATCGTCGCGGCATCCGTCTTCAACTCCGGACTGCTCGCGGCGAGCGAACCGCGCCGCGACGGTCGGTACGAGTACGGTCAGCTGCCCGACGACCTGTGGGATCGCCTCGTGCGCATCGCCGCGGTCTGCGCCGACCACGGTGTGCCGCTGCCGGCCGCCGCGATCCAGTTCCCGCTGCAGGCGGCCGAGGTGCGCTCGGTCGTCGTCGGCGGCAGCCGCCCCGCGCAGCTCGAGCAGAACGCCGAGTACGCCGCGCTGGCGATCCCCGCCGAGCTCTGGCAGAACCTGGCCGCCGAGGGGCTCATCCCGGCGCGCTGACCGCCGCTGCCCCGTGGCCGTAAAGACCCGTGGCCGCGCGGACCCGAACCGCGCGGTCACGCACCACCCCGATCGAAGGAACCCCGTGCTCGAAGGCATCCATCCCCTGCTCACCGGTGAACTGTTGCTGCACCTCGATCGGATGGGGCACTCCGATTCGGTCGTGATCGCCGACGCGCACTTCCCCGCCTGGGGGCTCGGCGCACGGGTGATCGACCTGCCCGGAACGACCACGCCCGAGGTCGTCGCGGCGATCCGCACCGTGCTGCCGCTCGACGACGCCCCCGGCCTCGACCTGATGACCTCGGCCGATGGCGAGGTGCTCGAGGTGCAGCGCGAGCTGATGGTCGCCGCGGGTACCGAGCGCGAGACCACGCGGTTCGTCGAGCGCTTCGCGTACTACGAGGTCGCGGCATCCGCGTATCTGATGGTGCGCACGGGCGAGACGCGCAAATACGGCAACGCGCTGCTGCGCAAGGGCGTCGTCGGGCACGCGTCGGCCTGAGACCTCGGGCGCTCGCGGTTCATAACTCCGGAGATTCGGGGAGGGGGAGCCCGGAATGGGTCGATCCGGTGGCACCCGGACGCACTTCTCCGGATCTCTGCGCGCGGCAAGGCGTACCCAACTCAGGACGAACGGGCCGAAGCGGGCCGAATCGCCCCGCAAGCGGGGGTTCCGGGCAGTCTGTCCTGAGTTAGGTACGTCCGGCAGCTGGCAAGCGCCCGACGGTCGACTCGCGCACCACGAGCTCGGCGGCGAACGGTGTCATAGCGGGTGGCGGAGCGGCGGGGTCGGCGAGCTGCTGCAGCAGCACCGCCCCGGCAGCGCGACCGATGTCGTAGCCGGGCTGCCGCACGCTCGTGAGTGGCACCACGCCCTGATGCGCCGGGGCGACATCGTCGAAGCCGATGATTGCGACGTCGTCGGGCACGCGGATGCCGTGGCGCACGAGTTGCGTGAGCACCCCGAGGGCGACCATGTCGTTCGCGGCGAAGATCGCGTCGGGCAGCTCGGCGGCGGGTAGTGCGGCGATCCGCGCCCCGGCGGCCATTCCGTCCTCCGTGGTGAGGTGATCGACGTCGATCACCTCGATCGCGGCATCCGATCCCTCGACCGCCTGGCGGAGTCCGGCGAGGCGGTCGTTCGACTGACTGACGGTCGGGCTGCCGAGGAACAGCAGCCGCCGGCGCCCGATCGCGAGCAGATGCTCGCCCGCGAGGCGTCCCCCGCCGACGTCGTCGAAGAGCACCGAGGCGACCTTCGTGGAGGGCGGGATGGGGCCGACGACGACCGAGCGGATGCCGCGATCGGCGAGCGTCTCGAGCCGCGGCACGACATCGCCGAAGGGGTAGATGATGATGCCCTGCACGCGGTGCGCCTCGAACATGTCGAGGTTGCGGCTCTCCTGCGCGCCGTCGCGGTTGCTGTTGCTGAAGAACAGCGACCAGCCGGCCTCGCGGGTGATGTCTTCGACGCCGCGGGAGAGCTCGTGGAAGTAGGGGAGCCACGCGTCGAGCAGGATCAGGGCGAGCGCGGTGCTCGACCCCGCACGCAGTTGGCGGGCCGACTCGTTGGGCACGTAGCCGAGCTCCTCGATGGCCGCCCGCACCTTCTCGCGGCTGGAGGCGCGGAGCACGTGCGGGTGGTTGAGGTAGTTCGACACCGTCGACGACGAAACGCCGGCGAGGGCGGCGACGTCTTTGACGCTCGCGGGCATCGATCCTCCGTGATCACCGTGCGGCGCACCGTGCGCCGATGGGTGGCATCAGCGTAACCGACGTTATTGGCACGTTACAAGAAAGTTCTTGACATCGATCGGGCGCGGCGCATAGCGTGACCTGCACATCGCTTTGGCACGTGCCAATCGATGGAGGCGACGGTGCCGCACACCCGCCTCCGAGGGATCGCATGAACATCGGCTGTCACGGGCTCGTCTGGACCGGGAACTTCGATGCCGACGGCATCCGTCTGTCGGTCGAGAAGACCAAAGAGGCCGGCTTCGACCTGATCGAGTTCCCCCTCATGGATCCGTTCTCGTTCGACGTCGCCGCTGCGAAAGATGCTCTGGAAGAGCACGATCTCGCCGTCAGCGCTTCGCTCGGCTTGT
It encodes:
- a CDS encoding fumarylacetoacetate hydrolase family protein; this translates as MKFARLGTPGTEIPVLVEGDRYLDLRSVTSDVNGDFLKSDFASRVAVARDAGELPELEDAAALRIGAPIARPSAVICIGMNYAAHAAESGSEPPTIPILFLKTPNTVVGPNDTVTIPRGSSKTDWEVELGIVIGTRAAYLDSPDESMAHVAGFVLANDVSERDFQMAVSGGQWSKGKIAAGFNPTGPWLVTPDEVDHHALGLRSFVNGEPRQDSNTSDMIFSVEHIVHHLSQYVTLEPGDLILTGTPQGVALSGNFPYIAPGDVVEVEIDGLGHQRQEFVAWEAAK
- a CDS encoding L-fuconate dehydratase yields the protein MSRIVALDTTDIRFPTSLSLDGSDAMNPDPDYSAAYVVVRTDAEDGIEGHAFVFTIGRGNDVQVAAIDALAGHLVGREIEPLLDDMGGTFREIIGDSQLRWLGPEKGVMHMAIGAAINALWDIKAKRAGMPLWQLLARMTPEELVDLVDFRYLTNALTRDEALEILRAAEPGRIERERELLATGYPGYTTSPGWLGYSDEKLERLAREAMADGFTQIKLKVGADLDDDIRRFRKAREVCGPDFPIAIDANQRWEVSEAIEWVNALAEFHPAWIEEPTSPDDILGHAEIARGVAPIRVATGEHAQNRMIFKQLLQADAISVMQIDAVRVAGVNENIANLLLAAKFGVPVCPHAGGVGLCEAVQHLSMFDFVAVTGTREGRMIEFVDHLHEHFVVPTDIQGGSYMAPTAPGSGMEMKADSIRTYTWTGAHVVA
- a CDS encoding aldo/keto reductase, encoding MSSPDRVLDIPALGYGAANVGNLFRALSDDDAWAVLDAAWESGIRYYDTAPHYGLGLSERRLGAFLQTKPRDEFVLSTKAGRLLRPNPEHTGGLDTANDFHVPDDLQRVWDFSADGIRRCLDESRERLGIERIDLLYLHDPERHDLDLALAEALPAMEKLRADGEVAAIGIGSMVSDALAAAVRSADLDLIMVAGRYTLLEQPAAADVLPACQETGTGIVAASVFNSGLLAASEPRRDGRYEYGQLPDDLWDRLVRIAAVCADHGVPLPAAAIQFPLQAAEVRSVVVGGSRPAQLEQNAEYAALAIPAELWQNLAAEGLIPAR
- a CDS encoding RbsD/FucU family protein, with protein sequence MLEGIHPLLTGELLLHLDRMGHSDSVVIADAHFPAWGLGARVIDLPGTTTPEVVAAIRTVLPLDDAPGLDLMTSADGEVLEVQRELMVAAGTERETTRFVERFAYYEVAASAYLMVRTGETRKYGNALLRKGVVGHASA
- a CDS encoding LacI family DNA-binding transcriptional regulator, translated to MPASVKDVAALAGVSSSTVSNYLNHPHVLRASSREKVRAAIEELGYVPNESARQLRAGSSTALALILLDAWLPYFHELSRGVEDITREAGWSLFFSNSNRDGAQESRNLDMFEAHRVQGIIIYPFGDVVPRLETLADRGIRSVVVGPIPPSTKVASVLFDDVGGGRLAGEHLLAIGRRRLLFLGSPTVSQSNDRLAGLRQAVEGSDAAIEVIDVDHLTTEDGMAAGARIAALPAAELPDAIFAANDMVALGVLTQLVRHGIRVPDDVAIIGFDDVAPAHQGVVPLTSVRQPGYDIGRAAGAVLLQQLADPAAPPPAMTPFAAELVVRESTVGRLPAAGRT